CACAGCTTCATTCTGGAAGCCAATCTACAACCTTCTGGAGTCGGCGGACTGTCAAGTGCTTGTGGTGAACGCCAAGCACATGAAGAACGTTCCGGGCCGTAAGACCGATGTGAAGGATGCCGAATGGATCGCCGGATTGCTCCGCCACGGGCTGTTGCAAGCCAGTTACATCCCCAACCGTGAACAACGGGAACTACGAGAACTCATTCGCTACCGCCGAAGTCTCATTGACGAGCGGGCAAGAGAGGTGAATCGGGTTCAAAAGGTGTTGGAAGGTGCCAACATCAAGCTTTCTGCAGTGGCCAGCAATACACTTGGCAAATCTGGGCGGGCGATGTTGGAAGCAATGATCCACGGAGAAGAAGACCCGGAGGTATTGTCAGGGTTAGCCAAAGGCCGGATGAAGGCGAAGAAGGCCGATTTGCACAAGGCACTGAATGGGCTTATGGGCTCCCACCAACGAATGATGCTGGCAGCCCAATTACGTCACATCGATTACTTGGATGAAGAGATTGCCCGGCTGGATGAAGAAGTCAAGGAGCGCATGCTCCCTTTTGAAGAAGACCTGGAGCTAGTGGACACCATCCCCGGTGTCGGTCGACGAACAGCAGAACAAATTCTGGCTGAAATTGGGACAGACATGACCCAATTTCCGTCTGCTGCCCATTTATGC
This is a stretch of genomic DNA from Alicyclobacillus dauci. It encodes these proteins:
- a CDS encoding IS110 family RNA-guided transposase, producing MDVVYERCCGLDVHKKTVVACVLTPEAKEIRTFSTMTEDLLEMVDWLGQHECTHVAMESTASFWKPIYNLLESADCQVLVVNAKHMKNVPGRKTDVKDAEWIAGLLRHGLLQASYIPNREQRELRELIRYRRSLIDERAREVNRVQKVLEGANIKLSAVASNTLGKSGRAMLEAMIHGEEDPEVLSGLAKGRMKAKKADLHKALNGLMGSHQRMMLAAQLRHIDYLDEEIARLDEEVKERMLPFEEDLELVDTIPGVGRRTAEQILAEIGTDMTQFPSAAHLCSWAGLAPGNNESAGKRKSGKTRKGNQKLRAALVEAARAAARTKQTYLSAQYHRIAARRGKNRAAVAVAHSILTIVYYVLQRRQPYIELGPTYYEARKKDAVVKQAIRKLQSLGLEVTVKPVA